The proteins below come from a single Juglans regia cultivar Chandler chromosome 12, Walnut 2.0, whole genome shotgun sequence genomic window:
- the LOC108982133 gene encoding NAC domain-containing protein 43-like, translating to MPENMSISVNGQSKVPPGFRFHPTEEELLQYYLRKKVSYEKVDLDVIRDVDLNNLEPWDIQEVCKIGSTPQNDWYFFSHKDKKYPTGTRTNRATAAGFWKATGRDKVIYGNCRRIGMRKTLVFYQGRAPHGLKSDWIMHEYRLDDNVTDSTNISNAVGEAAQEEGWVVCRIFKKKNHQKTLDSIPIGSIITAQTRTLMFDDSCDGGGDLEQVLKDMGNSSKELLDQKEGKRSATFLRPIDTGKKIGYHERDFMKLPCLESPNSNSTDQNHNYQLPISPEINNFTENDDQGIVVTNHLQMSASTEHPNSGYQLVDSAALTNWAALDRLVASQLNGQVTEGSRQLSCFHDPTNMAYCIDTNLQFSTLRSSSSSSNRSSYHPNSGQDYNNSEIDLWSFTQSSSSFSSSDSLCHVPNVQV from the exons ATGCCGGAAAACATGAGTATATCAGTAAATGGACAATCCAAAGTCCCTCCCGGCTTCCGATTTCACCCAACAGAAGAGGAGCTCTTGCAGTATTACTTAAGGAAAAAGGTTTCTTATGAAAAGGTTGACCTCGATGTAATTCGTGATGTCGATCTCAATAACCTCGAGCCATGGGATATTCAAG AGGTCTGCAAAATAGGCAGCACTCCTCAAAACGATTGGTACTTCTTTAGCCACAAAGATAAGAAATATCCCACTGGGACTCGCACCAATCGTGCAACTGCTGCCGGGTTCTGGAAGGCCACTGGCCGTGACAAAGTAATATACGGCAATTGCAGGCGTATTGGAATGAGGAAGACCTTGGTTTTCTACCAAGGCCGAGCCCCCCATGGGCTAAAATCTGATTGGATCATGCACGAGTATAGACTGGACGACAATGTCACCGACAGTACTAAT ATCTCCAATGCTGTAGGGGAGGCAGCTCAGGAGGAAGGATGGGTAGTGTGCCGtatattcaagaagaaaaatcacCAGAAAACCCTAGACAGTATCCCTATTGGCTCGATCATCACTGCACAAACCAGAACCCTGATGTTTGACGATTCTTGTGATGGAGGGGGAGACTTGGAGCAAGTACTCAAAGACATGGGAAACTCCAGCAAGGAATTATTAGATCAGAAAGAAGGAAAACGAAGTGCAACATTTCTCCGTCCCATCGACACAGGCAAGAAAATTGGCTACCATGAGAGAGATTTCATGAAACTCCCATGCCTAGAGAGCCCAAACTCTAACAGCACTGATCAAAATCATAATTATCAGTTACCCATTTCTCCAGAGATTAATAATTTTACAGAAAATGATGATCAAGGCATAGTCGTCACCAATCATCTGCAGATGAGTGCCAGTACTGAACATCCCAACTCGGGTTATCAGCTGGTCGACTCAGCTGCCCTCACCAACTGGGCAGCCCTTGATAGGCTTGTAGCTTCTCAGCTCAATGGACAGGTGACAGAGGGTTCTAGGCAATTATCTTGCTTCCATGACCCCACCAATATGGCTTATTGCATCGATACTAATCTCCAATTTTCAACCCTTCgatcgtcatcatcatcttccaaCAGATCATCCTACCATCCTAATTCCGGGCAGGACTACAACAACAGCGAGATAGATCTGTGGAGTTTTACTCAATCTTCGTCATCATTCTCATCCTCCGACTCACTATGCCACGTGCCAAACGTTCAGGTATAA